From a single Micromonospora pallida genomic region:
- the hutU gene encoding urocanate hydratase — MYQPVRAARGTERSARGWPQEAALRMLMNNLDPEVAERPEDLVVYGGTGKAARDWPSYHALVRTLTDLRDDETMLVQSGRPVGVLRTHEWAPRVLLANSNLVGDWATWPEFRRLEQLGLTMYGQMTAGSWIYIGTQGILQGTYETFAAVAAKRFGGSLAGTLTLTAGCGGMGGAQPLAVTMNGGACLVVDVDRSRLDRRVHDRYLDEVADSLDDAVERVLAAKRDRRALSVGVVGNAATVFPELLRRGVEIDVVTDQTSAHDPLSYVPEGVELADARDYAAAKPAEFTDRARASMAKHVEAMVGFLDAGAEVFDYGNSIRGEAKLGGYERAFDFPGFVPAYIRPLFCEGKGPFRWAALSGDPADIAATDRAILDLFPENESLARWMRMAGERVAFQGLPARICWLGYGERDRAGVRFNEMVASGELSAPVVIGRDHLDCGSVASPYRETEAMADGSDAIADWPLLNALVNTASGASWVSIHHGGGVGIGRSIHAGQVCVADGSALAGQKIERVLTNDPAMGVIRHVDAGYDHAHEVATRTGVRVPMAER; from the coding sequence ATGTACCAGCCCGTCCGTGCCGCACGCGGCACCGAGCGCAGCGCCCGGGGGTGGCCGCAGGAGGCCGCCCTGCGGATGCTGATGAACAATCTCGACCCCGAGGTCGCGGAGCGTCCCGAGGACCTGGTGGTCTACGGCGGCACCGGGAAGGCCGCGCGGGACTGGCCGTCGTACCACGCGCTGGTGCGGACCCTGACCGACCTGCGCGACGACGAGACGATGCTGGTGCAGTCCGGCCGGCCGGTCGGCGTGCTGCGCACCCACGAGTGGGCGCCCCGGGTGCTGCTGGCCAACTCCAACCTGGTCGGCGACTGGGCCACCTGGCCCGAGTTCCGGCGCCTGGAGCAGCTCGGCCTGACCATGTACGGGCAGATGACCGCCGGCTCGTGGATCTACATCGGCACGCAGGGCATCCTCCAGGGCACGTACGAGACGTTCGCCGCCGTCGCCGCGAAACGGTTCGGGGGGTCGCTGGCCGGGACGCTGACGCTCACCGCCGGCTGCGGCGGAATGGGTGGCGCCCAGCCGCTCGCGGTCACCATGAACGGCGGCGCGTGCCTGGTCGTCGACGTCGACCGGTCCCGGCTGGACCGCCGGGTGCACGACCGGTACCTGGACGAGGTCGCCGACTCCCTGGACGACGCGGTCGAGCGGGTGCTCGCCGCGAAGCGGGACCGGCGGGCGCTCAGCGTCGGGGTGGTCGGCAACGCGGCCACCGTCTTCCCGGAGCTGCTGCGCCGGGGCGTGGAGATCGACGTCGTCACCGACCAGACCAGCGCGCACGACCCGCTGTCGTACGTGCCGGAGGGGGTGGAGCTGGCCGACGCCCGGGACTACGCGGCGGCGAAGCCAGCCGAGTTCACCGACCGGGCCCGCGCGTCGATGGCGAAGCACGTCGAGGCGATGGTCGGGTTCCTCGACGCCGGGGCCGAGGTGTTCGACTACGGCAACTCGATCCGGGGCGAGGCGAAGCTCGGCGGGTACGAGCGGGCGTTCGACTTCCCCGGCTTCGTGCCCGCGTACATCCGGCCGTTGTTCTGCGAGGGGAAGGGCCCGTTCCGCTGGGCGGCGCTCTCCGGTGACCCGGCCGACATCGCCGCCACCGACCGCGCCATCCTCGACCTGTTCCCGGAGAACGAGTCGCTGGCCCGGTGGATGCGGATGGCCGGAGAGCGGGTCGCCTTCCAGGGCCTGCCGGCGCGGATCTGCTGGCTCGGCTACGGCGAGCGGGACCGCGCCGGGGTGCGGTTCAACGAGATGGTCGCCTCCGGCGAGCTGAGCGCACCGGTCGTCATCGGCCGGGACCACCTGGACTGCGGCAGCGTCGCCAGCCCGTACCGGGAGACCGAGGCGATGGCCGACGGCTCCGACGCGATCGCCGACTGGCCGCTGCTCAACGCGCTTGTCAACACGGCCAGCGGAGCGTCCTGGGTGTCCATCCACCACGGCGGCGGGGTCGGCATCGGCCGCTCCATCCACGCCGGCCAGGTCTGCGTCGCCGACGGCAGCGCGCTGGCCGGGCAGAAGATCGAGCGGGTGCTCACCAACGACCCGGCGATGGGCGTCATCCGGCACGTCGACGCCGGCTACGACCACGCCCACGAGGTCGCCACTCGCACCGGTGTCCGCGTGCCCATGGCCGAGCGGTAG
- a CDS encoding allantoate amidohydrolase: MQGSPATTATTATTASTARFRVLWDEIAPIGRDARTGGYLRYALTEPEQRLREWFRAQAERRGMPVTDDGNGNLFARWGDPDAADAVLTGSHFDSVPHGGAYDGPLGIVSAFLAVDELRAAGVAPARPLVVGAFVEEEGGRFGVPCLGSRLLTGALTPERAAGLRDADGVSFAEAFGGQPAGARPDLLAGFGAFVELHVEQGRALVDRDASVAVATAIWPHGRWRLDFTGEPNHAGTTRMADRRDPMLTYAFTVLAANKEARLRGAHATMGRVHAEPNATNAIPARVTGWLDARAAETDTLTGLVEAVHAKAVERARRDGTEVTLAEESATPLVGFDADLGTRLAALLDAPTLPTAAGHDAGVLAGHLPTAMLFVRNPTGVSHSPAETATDADCAAGVAALARVLEELTCA; the protein is encoded by the coding sequence CTGCAGGGGTCCCCTGCTACCACCGCAACCACCGCAACCACCGCCAGCACCGCCCGCTTCCGGGTGCTGTGGGACGAGATCGCGCCGATCGGGCGGGACGCCCGCACCGGCGGCTACCTGCGGTACGCGCTGACCGAGCCGGAGCAGCGGCTGCGGGAATGGTTCCGGGCCCAGGCCGAGCGGCGGGGCATGCCGGTCACCGACGACGGCAACGGCAATCTCTTCGCCCGCTGGGGTGACCCGGACGCCGCCGACGCCGTGCTCACCGGCAGCCACTTCGACTCGGTGCCGCACGGCGGGGCGTACGACGGGCCGCTCGGCATCGTCAGCGCCTTCCTCGCCGTGGACGAGCTGCGCGCCGCCGGGGTCGCCCCGGCCCGGCCGCTCGTGGTCGGCGCGTTCGTCGAGGAGGAGGGGGGCCGGTTCGGCGTACCGTGTCTGGGATCGCGGCTGCTCACCGGGGCGCTGACGCCCGAGCGCGCGGCCGGGCTGCGGGACGCCGACGGGGTGAGTTTCGCCGAGGCGTTCGGCGGCCAGCCGGCCGGGGCCCGACCGGACCTGCTCGCCGGGTTCGGCGCCTTCGTCGAGCTGCATGTGGAGCAGGGGCGCGCGCTGGTCGACCGGGACGCGTCGGTCGCGGTGGCGACCGCGATCTGGCCGCACGGCCGCTGGCGGCTCGACTTCACCGGCGAGCCGAACCACGCCGGTACGACCCGGATGGCCGACCGCCGCGACCCGATGCTCACCTACGCGTTCACCGTGCTGGCGGCGAACAAGGAGGCGCGGCTGCGCGGGGCGCACGCCACCATGGGTCGGGTCCACGCCGAGCCGAACGCCACCAACGCGATCCCGGCCCGGGTGACCGGCTGGCTGGACGCGCGGGCCGCCGAGACGGACACGCTCACCGGGCTGGTGGAGGCGGTCCACGCCAAGGCCGTCGAGCGGGCCCGCCGGGACGGCACCGAGGTGACCCTTGCCGAGGAGTCGGCGACCCCGCTGGTCGGTTTCGACGCGGACCTGGGCACGCGGCTGGCGGCGCTGCTCGACGCGCCGACGTTGCCCACCGCGGCCGGGCACGACGCCGGGGTACTGGCCGGGCACCTGCCGACCGCGATGCTCTTCGTCCGCAACCCGACGGGGGTGTCGCACTCCCCCGCCGAAACGGCCACCGACGCCGACTGCGC